aaaaaaattgggggggggggggggggggggagaggggtggggttgggggtgggCGTGGGGGTGGGAGGTTGGGGGAGGAGGAGAGAgggggtgaaaaaacaaataaagaaaattaaatttttttaattttttttgcggGTGGGTGGGGGAGGACGGgtgacaaataaataaaaaaaattaaaaaaattaatttttttggggggttgggggcAGGCGGGGGGCGGGagtgggtcaaagtgttaaaaataaaacttgaggccaaagtgttaaaaataaagttgagaGTCAAAGTGTCAAAATGAAAACTTTTGGACAAGTTCAAAACCCCTTAACTACAAATCAAAAATCATCACCTCcattcaataattaaaacttgagttacctccacttaaaaaaaaaaaaaaaaaaaaaaaaaaacttaggaGTCACCTATAATTAAAAGCCCCTAGTTATTTGGCCCtttacaatttttatttttgttttatgacCTTTCTGTaagagatttttattttttatacataagaaactgaaagtcattttcttctatttaaatTGTAAGAAGCTAAGAGATCTTATTTGCTCTCGTTTGATTTAGAGAAAAGTTATGCAGGGAGTCACAATGTAAAAATAGTCCTTTACGGACCTTTGTTAATTTTATGACCTTTTTATaagagattttattttttacatataagaGATCTGAGAAAAATACATAATAAATCTGAAAatgtcattttcttctattcaaatcgTAAGAGGGCAAGCGATCTCATTTCCTCAAAATTGTAGTGTGTGGATTAATAATAATGTAGAAATTGGATTATAATGATGAAGAGTGTAGAGACTAGCAGAGCCGGCTCGACCATAAGGCCAACAATGCAATGGCTTGGGCCCCAACTCTTTGAGGGCTCCATTTTTCCTAAAGAaatatcctatatatatatatatatatatatatatatatataaatttaaattctttGCTTTTACTATTCTTATTATTAAATATTCTAATATCGTTTAATATGCTTTGCCTTGCGCCGAGGGTCTATGAAAAACAAATTGTCTACCTCCCACAGTAGAGATACGATTTGCGTACACACTATTCTCCCCAAACCCTACTTGTGTGATTacgctgggtatgttgttataaATGTTCTAGTTCcaaaaagagaatttttttttttgtgaagaattaattaaatccAAAAAGGAACCCTTGATAGCTATACTATTATCAATTGAAAACGATTTATTAGAACAAATGAATTATAAAACAGAGTAGTTAATGACTTCACATCTAGAAAAGCTAAAAAGTTGACTTTCAATAAAAATTAGTATATATTatgatctttcttttcttttaaaaatttttaggACCTCTTTGTGAAGTTTGACTTTAGGCCCCCGGTCTTGTTGAGCCGACCTCGGATCGGTAATCTAagtgtgaaaaatgaaatagacaAGGAAAAAGGCAGTAGGAGGTAACGATAGAGGCCCACGTGTAGTAGCTTGATTGATCAAAGTATCAAAATTCTCAACTATGAGGACGACAAAATCTATGGGTTCTCTCTTATATTATATACTAGACGGCGTATGCCCGTAcccaacactttggattataatgtatctatgtgtatttagttgtgtttggatagttatatatatatatatatatatatatatatatatatatatatatatatatatatatacacacactatgctcaaaacacgattaatataacattttagtttgtgctccgtatctaaaactttattttattagtgtttgctatgaatacaaaaaGCTTggcaaaatttattaatactttttaaaagagaagacttgtttaaaaggaaactattttcccctctttgagataaaacaatagcaatatttaagatCGTTGATACtataaattttaattcgattaatttaaaggtgtaaaatacttattattttttttatcaaatttcgatttggataattctaattcaaattattaaattaattttacatgtttaaaatgaaataaagtagaaatttaattttcaatttaacTGAAGAAATACTACTTTttgatttttggtaaatattctcggtttagctcattttacttgtcatgctGTCTTTTacatggttttttaaggaaacgtcaattaaaattataatttgactaatttaccttattcatcatttgatattattttttcttttatgacattaatctcttttcacatttattagagtaagaataaaaatgaaaaagtaattaaattctatcttattttaaaatataaatattttaagtataattattttagtaaacgtaacaaataaatgacatggcggaatagcaaatacaatagttcaatatctagattagatctcaggctaatataaaaaaagaaagaaaattgtatggtttggctacttaatgttttgaagaaaagcaataatatggggtccatattttttgttgtacaataattttatttgctcccactaatgtgttgatacgcatgtggtaatgaatccatcattattgaatTAATGAGATACTTTAGAAATTACacgaatattgtttgattttttaatatggggtgcacttttttttttgacattattagtttgcactgttttaatgcatatatatatatgcacacactatgttcaaaacacgattaatataatattgtagttcGTGTTCCGTagccaaaactttattatattagtgtttgttacgaatacaaagtctgtaaaaatttattaataccttttaaaagagaagacttgtttgaaaggaaactatttttctctctttaagataaaacaatagcaatatttaagcatcagttgatactttcaattttaattcgattaatttaaaggtgtaaaatacttattattttttatcaaattttgatttggataattctaattcaaattgttaaattaattttacatgtttaaaacgaaacaaagtagaaatttgataaacacgattaatataacatggTGATTtatgctccgtatccaaaactttattatattagtgtttgttacgaatacaaagtctgtaaaaatttattaatactttttaaaagagaagacttttgctttaaactatttttcctttttgaagaTAAAACAATGATGCCTTCTCTGACTcctatccatatatatatatatatatagatcttCCCAACTTTATCTTTTAGTAAGTCGGTCCTCTTCTACAATACTACAACTCTTGATTCTGATGTCCATCATTCACTCGTGTCATCTCCTTAATCATAAATTATTATGAGAACTAACTTGAGCTTGAGTGTTTAAACTAGAGTTTTGGGTTAAAATtgtcccttatctatgggagtatgtttattttggtccctcaaatatTACCGTGAGCATATTTgatcccttatctatgggagtaggttcATTTTGGTCCCTTAAATGTAACGCTAAGCATATTTAATCCCTTAACTATGCTATAGTGGGGCACTTTTGGTTCCCCTAATAGAACTAGCTTTAAAAGTAATGGCATGTTAAACCCGTGGACACTGGCAAGTGACTTGTAAGAGGCTAAACCCATTGGACAAAGATACTAAACTCATTCGCCTTTCTCCCCAACTTCATATGAAGAAACACTTCACCGGAAAAAGCCCTAGCCTCTATGTAGAAAGCTTCAATTGgctggaagaagaagaagctgaTTTTTTAAAACAGGCAGAAACTTTatcttatatattaaaatttgcGTTCACATGCTTCCGAAAAAAATTGGAGTGGTTCCACAATTAAGATAATTTATAACAGTtgttaaaaagaattttgatttttttaatatttaacaaaaataacTTTATATTCACATGCTTCCAAAATAAGTGGAACGGTTCCATGTGTCTTTGTGATTATCGTTTAAGAGTTGGTTACCAATCATATGATCCAAATATTATGAGTTGCTTTGCTAATATCTTATATGAATTGCATTTTTTTAGAGAAATGCCATTAATCTGCTTTGCATTTTGTCCGATGGGTTTAGCCTTTTACGAGTCACGTGAGTGTCTCATGGGTTTAGCCCCGTTACTTTTTAAACGGTTCTATTAGGGGAACCAAAAGTGCCCCACTTTAGCATAGTTAAGGGATTAAATATGCTTAGTGTTatatttgagggaccaaaatgaacctactcccatagataagggatcAAATGTGTTCAGGGTAATATTTGAGGGACGAAAATgaacctactcccatagatagGGGACAATTTTAACCCAAAACTCGGTTAAACTACTTAAAAGTTATCTACGTATCAGAATTTTTATTTTGGCTTTCAtcaaagtttacatttttagAAGACGGAATTAAGTTAGGATGACAAGATTTAGAGAATCTCAAGTTTAAAGATTTGGTGTCAAACTAAGGAAACTAATAACCACAAAAAAGAAAGGctaaattaaagaagaaattgtGACTAGAGGTGTCAAAATGGGCTGGCTCAGTCCAACCCAACTCAGCTCTAAAGGGCCAAAGGATTAAATGGGCTAGGACGGGCTGGCCCTTTTACAAGGCCGGGCAACGGgtaaattcaataaaatttacGCAAAGCCGCTGCTAGACGGGCCAACACTTTAAGTTTTTTCGTCTTCCGAAGTAAACATTTTCTAATTGATTTTTGGTATGAAACCTTTGCAATATGAAATAGAATCTTCTACCACACATTCTTGCGCAAATTCATATCATAGAAGAAATGTTTTTTAAgagaacaaatataaattattatttttgatcaCTAATGCAAATCAccttcaaaagaaattaaacataatataaattctaagaaTAAAAAGTAATACTCCAGTTTCTAATTTATTACTTAGTAGTAAGtacattcttttttctcattactttttatctttttgtttaatttatttatatatttttttaaattaattaatttattattcttttctggCCTCACAATAATTTGGCAGTCCACCCCCCCGTATGCCCTCACTTCTATATGGGCTAAAGAAATCTTAACCCAACCCTACTCAAATAAAGGGTTGGTTTAGCTGGCCATTTCTGCTGCCCATATCGCAATGTACAATTGTGACCGACTCGAACATCatcattataaatatataattgaaaaaaaaaaaaaaaagactaagaGGAAGTCGTAGCTCCTTCCTTTCCCCACACAAGCACAAATTCCTCTTTAATTCAGATAGAGACTTTCTCCTTACCTAAAGTTTtgattaaataatatatatatatatatagtgggggAAGCGGCTCCTCTctattaataattctttttaaattCACCATCAAGGCTTCTAATATCGGTAAAAATATGCGAGTCCGGAGTCAAAATGACCCATTAAAAGAggttgaaccaaaataccctagaaaaaaaagaggtacAAAAGTgcctttaacgcagtaaaatatcgcgttaaaggacttaatcGTAACGGagcggttaagtcctttaacgcaggatattactgcgttaaaggagCTCTtccttatttttgtttttcttttcttcttatggttaaactcctctttcttttacattttcacatttttttacgtactttagccatagattaatcatgcttcgagactccgaaacttcaatattttatatagcaccctatttatttttgtgcgattaataaggtaggctcaatacatcaaggataagcAAAACTTCGGAcagtcgttttagtggttgaaaagtgctcgaagtccatttttgtttgaagacttattgtgttattaataaggtaggctcaatacatcaaggatacgcaaaATTTCAGATTgttgttttagtggttgaaaagtgcttgaagtccatttttgttagaagacttgttgtcattttTATTTCGTTTCGTTTGGATGGAAACaaattatcccgggataactaatcctgagataagttatcccgggattagttattccaccctcaaggtgggataaaaactcaagctaatgacaacaagtcttcaaacaaaaatggacttaaagctaatgacaacaagtcttcaaacaaaaatggactttgagcacttttcaaccactaaatgGACAATCCGAAATTTTGCGTATctttgatgtattgagcctaccttattaatagcacaaaaataagtcgggttctatataaaatattcaaattctGGAGTCcccaagcatgattaatctatgacTAAAGTccgtaaaaaagtgtgaaatgTAAAACAAAGAgagtttaacaaaaaaaaaaaaagataaaaaaaaaggagctcctttaacgcagtattttactgtgtTAAAGGACTTAATCGAGCCGTTATGGTTAAGTCTTTTAACGCAGTAAAATCTTTTTTGCGTTAAAGTTACTATTgtagcatttttttttgtttttggatatTTTGGTTCAGGTCCGtttttattgggtcattttggttccggactcaaaATATGCAGCATGATAGACGTGTCTATTCTCACTCATCCGTTCTCAATTTCCTCCCCTAGGCCCTAATCCTCAATgtaataagaaaaagaatttaaaaagaaagatcTCCAATTTCCTTTAGTGCTTATCTCATATCATGCCGtctcataaaaataaaatctgaTAGCTGTAATTTACTTATTACAACTTAAAGCTAAATAATGCCGTTAATTTCTTCTGAAAATTGGAATTTGCCAAATTCAAAGCCAAGTAGGTGAAATGAGTATGTCTTATGGTTGCGAACAGAGAGTATATGCTAACTAAATTTCTCTTTTATCCTTAAACACCGAGAAGCTAAGCAAGATTAGCCACACATTTCGAGTTTAATAATACAAAATAGCTTTAATACCATGAACaagtggcaaaaaaaaaaaaaaaaaaaaacatcagaGGATCAAACATCTAAACTTAACGGGTGATAGCTCACTTCTCTTTTCAAACACATTACTCCTACACTATTGTCAAAGCTATAGTTGCAGCTAATGAAAGTGAGTGCAATTTATTGACTACTCAAGCTCTATATATAattaaacatattttaaaattacatATTCATACACTATTACAAGTAGCAATGAATCTGTATTTTCCAATCTTACCTTAAAATATTGGATTTGTCTCCACATCTATCCGAAGCAGTACTACCCTATTAACAAACTAGTACTATAATCATTGTCCCCTAACCTTTGAGAAAAGAATATGCCCTTTTTCATATTCTAATTATTGTCAATATCAACTAAACCACCTACTTAACGCCACGTCTGATTTTTGGTCCAATTAAATTAGACTTGTAATTAACCAATTTGCTGAAATTTTATATTAGTAGGGTACAAGCTACTTGCCAAATGACTATAATTGTGACACCCATGACCCAACACTAAATTCACACGCTTTATAACTCtttttcaattcaactacaAATAGTCTTCCTCCCAAATTTTTCTGCTTTGATACAGCTATTCAACTTCCAACCAATctcctccataacctccttgtcaTAAATCTGTATTATAACTCTCGCTATTGATTTTCTTTTAGCTTAAGAATTAGAACAAGAAAGAGGAGGTTCTTATCTCAAGGTAATCTATGCTCTCTGCCTGAGTTGTTGATCATATTTTTATCAAAGATTTGATCTTTTTGCTAAATTATCAGAGTTTTCATAAGGGGCGTTTGTCATTTTGCAAATTGAGTTGTGGGTAATCATTGGTTTTGTATGTTCaggtgaaaataaaaaagatgggTCATCACCACCACAACCatgaaggaaagagagagaggccAAGAATATTGGCATGTTGTTGTTGCCCTTGTTTAGTAGTGTCCTCTACATTCTCTATGTTAAAGAGGTGTCTCTTTGTGGCCTCTTTTCCTGTTTTGCAGTGTTTTGGATTAGATGAACACAGACATCAACATCACCATCACAAACATTTCTGACAATACTCACAATTTATAGAACTGGTTTTTGAGTCTTgaattcatagcaagattaacTTCTGATTAGCTGTCGAAATTCATAGGTTCATTAATGTTTTTTAAAGTTTCAACTTAGGTTGTTGGATAGTATTTTACCTTGTATTCTGCTAGTTTACTTCTCAGCTATTATTTGTTTCCCttaaaacaaaaggaaatttGCGGCCACAAATTATTATTCACGAGGTTCCAAAATATTACTCCTATGATGTTTAGTTGGTACTTGATTGACTGGGGCAGGCACTTATTATATGTTGTCTAGATAGGTGCCAAGTATTTTCCAGCTACAAGTTTGTCCTTGACCATAAGAATTTGTggttttaaaatcattttcctCAATTACTCCTTTGTCTTCTCTTTGCAATCAATTTTGTTTCCTTAAGGCTTAAAGGCCTTTGGTTAAAAACcttacaaaaatgatatatttatttCCAAGAGAAACAAAATGTTGACGCTCTGCTATGTTGGATTATAACTATGAAAGGCATTCATAGTGCACTACTGCTGTTGAAATACCACATTTTATGGTCTGAAATTACCAGCTTATAGACAGCGGGGACAGAGCTAGAAGCTCGGGTATGGGCTTACTAGTAGCTTTTGCTCAAAAAGTGTATTTGTATCAAGAAACtcaataaatatgtacaaatattaGATTTAGACTCAATTATTATCACTTGAAGTTGTCGTTTTGAAATGCATAACCCATAAAGTAAAAATCTTAGCTCTGTCTCTAAAACACAAAGGTGggagaaaggaagaaattcagAAGCAGAATATTCAGTCATTTACCTTTTTGTGCTGATGGAATCAGGTCTATTTTATCTATAGAGAGTTAACTGAGTATTGACAATGCTGATGAACAattatcaagaaaataaaacgTCAGATTAAAGCTATCAAACAGTCTGTTTGGCCCCAGTTATGTTAGGTATTAAGGTGACCAAAGGGGAAATGTGCTTCCCTTGATGCTTTTAATCCTATAATAAACTCACAATTCATTTGTGCCTTGTGAAAACAGGGATTAATTCTTTGTATATCATGCATACCGCAATCAAACATTATCAGTCTGAGAACTCTCATAATCATCCCTCTTATGCAAAATATttcacagtttttttttttttttctctcttcatttTATCTAGAAGATAAAATATTACTCTATTATTGTCATTGCATTAGTTGACATCGTAATCTCTTGACATCAGAATGTTTGAGAGGTTTCAGCATGAACATCTGAGCCCCTTCTTCCATGCATCTGTTCATTTCACAAAATTGtatttatttgattagttacATATCATGGATAACGGAGAAACTAgagagaaaaatcaaagaacgtgatgATAAACTCATTATATTATTCACTACATCACTATTTATAGAGAAATAAAgggaataaaataaaaggaaatatattatttccttatataatcctaaactaaagaaggaaaataaatattctatcATTAATACAGATTCTAAAGTAGAAGGAAAGCAATTATAAAGTATCTCGAAATCTATTTTAACATGACAGAGTTCAAAACTCGAACATTTTTGGTAGTTAAAGTAGCCAATGATAAACTTACTGATCAATTCGGGTCGGGATGTTCTCAGATGACATAATCACGACTGGTACATCCTTCAAGATCGAGGATTCCTGCTTGCATttcaactaatcaaatttgTGCTAGAAAAACCCTCTTGGGGAAAAACTAATTGAAGAATGACAAAAACAGTAATCTTTAAAGAATGTTAAACAGTCAAGTGAAGACTACCTTGATTTTCTTAAGCAGCTCATAACCAGTCATTCCTGGCATGCAATAATCTGTTATTATCATATTAACCTTTGAACCCTGTTGAAATAAACACAAAAAAGGAGGGGAAAGAAAAGATCATAAACAATAGTACTAACATCCCTTGCAGAAAGAAAGCAAATATAAAAATCTATAACTatttaattcaagaaacaattacATTGCCATTTGTAGAGTGCTCCTGATCAGTTCCCAAACCCAAGTACTCCAAGGCCCTCAAACCATTTTCTGCAGTTGTCACTGAAACAAACTCACAAATTTTAGAAACC
This portion of the Lycium ferocissimum isolate CSIRO_LF1 chromosome 1, AGI_CSIRO_Lferr_CH_V1, whole genome shotgun sequence genome encodes:
- the LOC132053153 gene encoding two-component response regulator ARR17-like, whose amino-acid sequence is MDFYSSSSTNSRGIGEPCPADEPHVLAVDDNLVDRKLVERLLKKSSCKVTTAENGLRALEYLGLGTDQEHSTNGNGSKVNMIITDYCMPGMTGYELLKKIKESSILKDVPVVIMSSENIPTRIDQCMEEGAQMFMLKPLKHSDVKRLRCQLMQ